One genomic window of Actinoalloteichus hoggarensis includes the following:
- the cas5e gene encoding type I-E CRISPR-associated protein Cas5/CasD, whose translation MSGVLLRLAGPLQAWGTAAAFAERDTRSHPTRSALLGMILAAEGRSRDDDLDPAWGAVEFTVRVDRPGTRLVDFHTVGGGYPRGRTVPTSEGRRRSEATATLVSRRHYLSDAAFVVAAHGPDELLDRAAAALRAPHWAPYLGRRSCPADQPMLLTSEPIDDAEAQLYRVPLARPRPDRPCDRVDVDFIRSAHGGPTGSDHGEELDDIPISFHPHRRTYHTRRVVVRTEALPAGLCGGIGADYLDTLAAYLGISAP comes from the coding sequence ATGAGCGGTGTGCTGCTCCGACTCGCCGGCCCGTTGCAGGCCTGGGGCACGGCGGCGGCGTTCGCCGAGCGCGACACCCGCAGTCATCCGACCCGATCGGCCCTGCTCGGCATGATCCTGGCCGCCGAGGGGCGCTCCCGTGACGACGATCTCGATCCCGCCTGGGGTGCCGTGGAGTTCACCGTGCGCGTCGATCGGCCCGGCACGCGGCTGGTCGACTTCCACACCGTCGGCGGCGGTTATCCGCGCGGCCGGACCGTGCCGACCTCGGAGGGCAGGCGGCGGTCCGAGGCCACCGCCACGCTGGTCTCCCGACGGCACTATCTGAGCGACGCGGCGTTCGTCGTGGCCGCCCACGGCCCCGACGAGCTTCTCGACCGGGCCGCCGCCGCGCTGCGGGCGCCGCACTGGGCGCCCTACCTCGGCAGGCGGTCCTGCCCGGCCGATCAGCCGATGCTGCTCACCAGCGAACCGATCGACGACGCCGAGGCGCAGCTGTACCGGGTGCCGCTGGCGCGTCCGCGTCCCGACCGGCCGTGCGATCGGGTCGACGTCGACTTCATCCGCTCCGCGCACGGCGGTCCGACCGGGTCGGACCACGGCGAGGAGCTGGACGACATCCCGATCTCGTTCCATCCGCATCGACGGACCTACCACACCAGACGAGTCGTGGTCCGTACCGAGGCGCTGCCCGCCGGCCTGTGCGGCGGCATCGGCGCCGACTATCTCGACACCCTGGCCGCCTACCTTGGGATCTCCGCACCATGA
- the casB gene encoding type I-E CRISPR-associated protein Cse2/CasB has protein sequence MTRAQPSREMREEFVAHVMRLCSESTRVRSALRAGIGRRPERMAPEVHAAVTSSLPPDVSPGTEQAFYTIAGLIAARPWPPSEQAGRQDGADADHADPDRGEPPGLDVRIVETRVADATASARQPVASPACPVPVSLDPAALDPTPHGPTPLDEAAAGPAPFDPTAFHGHVTPSTAAPPRSLHPADRRPAAPHQPDLGHVLARATVAHRGERRPMPVSNAEKHLHLLARQGLTGIHRHLPAVVRRLHDLDQQIDWSRLLGDLLTWEDEPRTVARQWLQSFYRTLPRDIHPATQEAER, from the coding sequence GTGACCCGAGCCCAGCCCAGTCGCGAGATGCGAGAGGAGTTCGTCGCGCACGTGATGCGCCTGTGCTCGGAGTCGACACGGGTTCGGTCCGCCCTGCGCGCGGGCATCGGCCGCAGGCCGGAGCGCATGGCCCCCGAGGTGCACGCCGCCGTGACGAGCAGTCTCCCTCCGGACGTCTCACCCGGCACCGAGCAGGCGTTCTACACGATCGCGGGTCTGATCGCCGCCCGTCCCTGGCCGCCGAGCGAGCAAGCGGGCAGGCAGGACGGTGCGGACGCCGACCACGCGGATCCGGACCGAGGCGAGCCGCCCGGCCTGGACGTCCGCATCGTCGAGACACGGGTGGCCGACGCGACGGCGAGTGCCCGGCAGCCGGTCGCGAGTCCGGCCTGTCCGGTTCCCGTGTCGCTCGATCCGGCGGCCCTGGATCCGACACCGCATGGTCCGACACCGCTCGACGAGGCCGCGGCCGGACCGGCGCCCTTCGATCCGACCGCGTTCCACGGGCACGTGACGCCGTCGACGGCCGCACCTCCGAGGTCGCTTCATCCGGCGGACCGGCGTCCGGCCGCGCCGCACCAGCCCGACCTCGGCCACGTCCTGGCCAGAGCCACCGTGGCCCACCGAGGCGAGCGGCGACCGATGCCGGTGAGCAACGCGGAGAAGCACCTGCACCTGCTGGCCCGGCAGGGCCTCACCGGTATTCACCGTCACCTGCCCGCCGTGGTGCGACGGCTGCACGACCTCGATCAGCAGATCGACTGGTCACGACTGCTCGGCGACCTGCTCACCTGGGAGGACGAGCCGCGCACGGTGGCACGTCAGTGGCTCCAGTCGTTCTACCGGACCCTCCCCCGCGACATCCACCCCGCTACCCAGGAGGCAGAGCGATGA
- the cas6e gene encoding type I-E CRISPR-associated protein Cas6/Cse3/CasE, whose amino-acid sequence MTTWLTRIQPNLSNSRSRADLHDFVGLHRTVMSLFPAKLGDTPRRQAGALFRVDSGPAGDQLLVQSSLRPEPARLPPDYGTLRTTELTTLLDTLENTMVVHYRLVANTSKRLAKDTDRHRRGQLVSLKGEEILDWWHRRSAEHGLALASVEATAVTAPRSRDRAAIRHARTRFQGVATVVDAERLRDAVLSGIGRARAYGCGLLSVVPARARA is encoded by the coding sequence ATGACCACATGGCTCACCCGTATTCAGCCGAACCTGAGCAATTCGCGCAGCCGGGCGGATCTGCACGATTTCGTCGGGCTGCACCGGACCGTCATGTCGTTGTTCCCCGCGAAACTGGGCGACACACCGCGCAGGCAGGCAGGCGCGTTGTTCCGCGTCGACTCCGGCCCGGCCGGTGACCAGCTGCTGGTGCAGAGCAGCCTGCGCCCGGAGCCTGCCCGGCTGCCGCCGGACTACGGCACGCTGCGGACCACCGAGCTGACCACGCTGCTCGACACACTGGAGAACACCATGGTCGTGCACTACCGGCTGGTCGCCAACACCAGCAAGCGACTGGCCAAGGACACCGATCGCCATCGTCGAGGGCAGCTCGTCTCTCTCAAGGGCGAGGAGATCCTGGACTGGTGGCATCGACGCAGTGCCGAGCACGGCCTCGCGCTGGCGTCGGTGGAGGCGACGGCGGTGACGGCGCCGCGCAGCAGGGATCGGGCGGCGATCCGCCATGCCCGCACCCGGTTCCAGGGGGTCGCCACCGTGGTGGACGCCGAGCGGCTGCGCGACGCGGTGCTCTCCGGCATCGGCCGGGCGCGCGCCTACGGCTGCGGGCTCCTCAGCGTGGTTCCCGCCAGAGCGCGGGCGTGA
- the casA gene encoding type I-E CRISPR-associated protein Cse1/CasA: MVDNRSTFNLTEQPWIPVRTGAAVRHIGLRELFEKAHEIEDLAVPIPPAAAALWRVLYAITAQITGLNRALTGSDPGDDVWTDARNAVLARGALSADLVAEHFAAHRSKFYLFHGDRPWMQEPRLVEECLVASGVNKLVAGRPAGNNQVWFGHFSDVEPQPIPAGEAALHLLVQLYYGPAGKCTARRIAGHAESNSTKGILRSTTSFHPIGANLFESLVAGVPGPPPNSNDDHDRCGWEQPLLDPLGRPPEPTWPGGLLTGRTRHAVLLVPDVTGTLVTDAYLTWAWRTPSTEARDPYLVYDVSREGRAYPRPASSDRAVWRDLDSLLLRNAVDSGATPRRPAVFDGLATLPAEVRDRLRLSAYGFDQDGQTRDRQWFSASIPPVLRHLEEHDPITAVHIGELRRSAEAVGRRLQHCLADAWRDVTSAASREKDRGGPWPVRAAQHYWPAAEREFWTRLRTGDVDADPWVFQQLAHRAIDAALSPTDEADLRIARAVEAARRRLSRALTKETR, from the coding sequence ATGGTCGACAACCGGTCGACTTTCAACCTGACCGAACAACCCTGGATTCCGGTACGTACCGGTGCGGCGGTACGCCACATCGGTTTACGAGAGTTGTTCGAGAAAGCCCACGAGATCGAGGATCTGGCGGTGCCCATCCCACCCGCCGCCGCGGCGCTCTGGCGGGTGCTCTATGCGATCACGGCACAGATAACCGGGCTGAACAGGGCGTTAACCGGCTCCGATCCCGGCGATGATGTCTGGACGGACGCCAGGAACGCCGTGCTGGCACGGGGTGCGCTGAGCGCGGACCTCGTCGCGGAGCACTTCGCGGCACATCGTTCAAAGTTCTACCTCTTTCACGGGGACCGGCCCTGGATGCAAGAACCTCGCCTCGTCGAGGAATGCTTAGTTGCGTCCGGTGTCAACAAGCTCGTCGCAGGCAGGCCCGCGGGCAACAATCAGGTCTGGTTCGGGCACTTCAGCGATGTCGAGCCACAACCGATACCAGCGGGCGAAGCGGCCTTACACCTGCTGGTACAGCTTTATTACGGGCCGGCGGGAAAGTGCACCGCCCGCCGCATCGCGGGCCACGCCGAATCGAACAGCACCAAAGGCATCCTGCGCTCGACCACCTCTTTTCATCCCATCGGGGCGAACCTCTTCGAGTCCCTCGTCGCCGGTGTGCCCGGCCCGCCGCCGAATTCGAACGACGATCACGATCGCTGTGGCTGGGAACAGCCGCTCCTCGATCCGCTCGGCCGGCCGCCGGAGCCGACCTGGCCCGGCGGGCTCTTGACGGGCCGCACTCGCCACGCCGTCCTGCTCGTCCCCGACGTCACCGGCACCCTGGTCACCGACGCCTACCTCACGTGGGCTTGGCGAACCCCCTCCACCGAGGCCCGCGATCCCTACCTCGTCTACGACGTCAGCCGCGAGGGCCGGGCCTACCCCAGGCCGGCCTCCAGCGATCGCGCGGTGTGGCGTGACCTGGACTCCCTGCTGCTGCGCAACGCGGTCGACTCCGGAGCGACCCCACGCAGGCCCGCCGTCTTCGACGGGCTGGCGACGCTGCCCGCGGAGGTACGCGATCGGCTGCGGCTCTCCGCCTACGGCTTCGATCAGGACGGCCAGACGCGAGACCGGCAGTGGTTCTCCGCCTCGATACCGCCCGTCCTGCGTCATCTGGAGGAGCACGACCCGATCACGGCGGTCCACATCGGCGAGCTGCGCCGAAGCGCCGAGGCCGTGGGCCGCAGGCTCCAGCACTGTCTCGCCGACGCCTGGCGCGACGTCACGTCGGCGGCGTCGCGGGAGAAGGATCGCGGCGGCCCCTGGCCGGTGCGTGCCGCGCAGCACTACTGGCCCGCGGCGGAACGCGAGTTCTGGACCCGGCTGCGCACCGGAGACGTGGACGCCGACCCGTGGGTCTTCCAGCAGCTCGCTCATCGGGCGATCGACGCGGCGCTCAGCCCCACCGACGAGGCGGATCTGCGCATCGCGCGTGCGGTCGAGGCCGCCCGCCGCAGGCTGAGCCGAGCCCTGACGAAGGAGACCCGGTGA
- a CDS encoding helix-turn-helix domain-containing protein codes for MNTAGDSPKAPVDPAVWHEPEMRACLAVRDIGAVYRQLKRRGVSQRRIAGLTGQAQPEISEIMNGRQVMAYDVLSRIADGLGVPRGLMGLAYDGAQAVDLREQTEGDSDMERRGFLGLVAKAAVVGLSASELESIRVLPEPGPRPSRVGMQDVANLEATIGFFRAQDDRYGGGSVRSAVTAHLNWADGLLEAAASDVVRTRLQQTLADLHSLAGWVSFDLGSTRQAVRHLANALVLAKDSREHALAAKVLFQMGRVYLHDGEPDNALKVFQLGQMSAQDANSPRAVALLHLNEAWAYAELGNAQQTRVQLTRAAEELTRDTDQDVPSWLAFMSQAEIEGIAGMAYTALSARDRSFAEAGLEHATRSFDMRAETDARSRTSDLIAIAVNRLRAGEVAGGVRAGAEVLERMSGVRSSRLVDRLGWVQQAAELHAGRSDARDLAEQVSRLRSA; via the coding sequence ATGAACACAGCCGGTGACAGCCCGAAGGCACCCGTTGATCCGGCCGTGTGGCACGAACCGGAGATGCGTGCGTGTCTGGCGGTCCGCGATATCGGTGCGGTCTATCGGCAGCTCAAGCGACGCGGCGTCTCGCAGCGCAGGATCGCGGGTCTCACCGGCCAGGCGCAGCCGGAGATCTCCGAGATCATGAACGGCCGACAGGTGATGGCTTATGACGTGCTGTCTCGTATCGCCGACGGTCTGGGTGTGCCACGTGGATTGATGGGTCTGGCATATGACGGTGCACAGGCCGTCGATCTGCGAGAACAGACGGAAGGAGACAGCGACATGGAGCGTCGAGGCTTTCTCGGCCTGGTAGCCAAGGCCGCCGTCGTGGGTTTGAGCGCCAGTGAACTCGAGAGTATTCGCGTGCTCCCGGAACCTGGACCCAGACCGAGTCGCGTCGGAATGCAGGACGTCGCCAATCTGGAGGCGACCATCGGCTTCTTCCGCGCCCAGGACGACAGATACGGCGGTGGTTCCGTCCGATCGGCCGTCACCGCACACCTGAACTGGGCGGACGGACTCCTGGAGGCCGCCGCGAGCGACGTGGTGCGCACCCGATTACAGCAGACCCTCGCCGACCTGCACTCCCTGGCCGGATGGGTCTCCTTCGACCTCGGCTCGACCCGACAGGCCGTGCGGCACCTCGCCAACGCGCTGGTGCTGGCGAAGGACAGCCGCGAACACGCGCTGGCCGCGAAGGTGCTCTTCCAGATGGGACGGGTCTACCTGCACGACGGCGAGCCGGACAACGCCCTGAAGGTCTTCCAGCTCGGGCAGATGTCGGCGCAGGACGCGAACTCCCCCCGCGCGGTCGCCCTGCTGCACCTCAACGAGGCATGGGCCTACGCGGAGCTGGGCAACGCGCAGCAGACGAGGGTGCAGCTCACCAGGGCGGCCGAGGAGCTGACCAGGGACACCGATCAGGATGTGCCGTCCTGGCTGGCCTTCATGAGCCAGGCCGAGATCGAGGGCATCGCGGGCATGGCGTACACCGCGCTGTCCGCCCGGGACCGCTCGTTCGCCGAGGCAGGCCTCGAACACGCCACCCGCTCCTTCGACATGCGGGCGGAGACCGACGCGCGCTCCCGGACCTCCGACCTCATCGCGATCGCCGTCAACCGACTGCGCGCGGGCGAGGTCGCGGGCGGGGTCCGAGCGGGCGCCGAGGTGCTGGAACGGATGAGCGGCGTGCGATCCTCCCGGCTGGTCGACCGGCTGGGCTGGGTGCAGCAGGCCGCCGAACTGCACGCGGGTCGGTCCGACGCCCGGGACCTGGCCGAACAGGTCTCGCGGCTCCGTTCCGCCTGA
- the cas7e gene encoding type I-E CRISPR-associated protein Cas7/Cse4/CasC yields MTTPAPRHLDIHILHTLPYSNLNRDDLGSPKSLLFGGTPRTRVSSQCWKRAVRLAVESGVGESAVRTRRLPVEVARELADRHGWPAELAEFAGRHVAAAAGLGVDKDDLTVLVFLPAKAVDELVELCVGHRGELDAALVALRGRARPQAKKGESVLPAARVKELIGGRNSITALFGRMLAELPESKVDGAVQLAHAFTTHATEPEIDFFTAVDDLNPVEATGGGHLNTAEFSSGVFYRYASLNLADLSRNLGGDRAEVAAVTEAFVTAFLSALPNAKKTSTAPFTVPDLAYVAVRGDRPVSLAAAFEDAVAARDGAGFATASRHRLNDYNAKIGLLLGDVALAFHGHATLDDGPFDALGERRRSFPELVSEALSAVNGLPG; encoded by the coding sequence ATGACCACGCCCGCTCCCCGTCATCTCGACATCCACATCCTGCACACGCTGCCGTACTCGAATCTGAACCGCGACGACCTCGGCTCGCCGAAGTCGCTGCTCTTCGGCGGCACGCCCCGCACCAGGGTGTCCAGTCAATGTTGGAAGCGCGCGGTGCGGCTGGCGGTGGAGAGCGGCGTCGGAGAGTCGGCGGTCCGCACCCGCAGGCTTCCCGTCGAGGTCGCCAGGGAGCTGGCCGACCGACACGGCTGGCCAGCGGAACTCGCCGAGTTCGCCGGTCGACACGTCGCCGCGGCGGCGGGTCTCGGCGTCGACAAGGACGATCTGACGGTGCTCGTCTTCCTGCCCGCCAAGGCCGTCGACGAGCTGGTCGAACTGTGCGTCGGTCACCGCGGCGAGCTGGACGCCGCGTTGGTCGCGCTCAGAGGCCGGGCACGACCGCAGGCCAAGAAGGGTGAGAGCGTCCTGCCCGCCGCCCGGGTGAAGGAGCTGATCGGCGGGCGCAACAGCATCACCGCGTTGTTCGGCCGCATGCTCGCCGAGCTGCCGGAGTCCAAGGTGGACGGCGCGGTGCAGCTCGCGCACGCCTTCACCACGCACGCCACGGAACCCGAGATCGACTTCTTCACCGCGGTGGACGACCTCAATCCCGTGGAGGCGACCGGCGGCGGGCACCTGAACACCGCCGAGTTCAGCTCCGGGGTGTTCTATCGCTATGCCAGCCTCAACCTCGCGGACCTGAGCAGGAACCTCGGCGGTGACCGGGCGGAGGTCGCCGCCGTGACGGAGGCCTTCGTGACGGCCTTCCTGAGCGCGCTGCCGAATGCGAAGAAGACCAGCACCGCGCCGTTCACCGTCCCGGACCTCGCCTATGTCGCGGTGCGCGGCGACCGGCCCGTGTCGTTGGCCGCCGCCTTCGAGGACGCGGTGGCCGCCCGCGACGGAGCGGGGTTCGCCACCGCCTCCCGGCATCGGTTGAACGACTACAACGCGAAGATCGGCCTGCTGCTCGGCGACGTCGCCCTCGCGTTCCACGGGCACGCCACCCTGGACGACGGGCCGTTCGACGCCCTGGGCGAGCGGCGGCGCAGCTTCCCCGAGCTGGTCTCGGAGGCGTTGAGTGCGGTGAACGGGCTGCCGGGATGA
- a CDS encoding methyltransferase domain-containing protein, giving the protein MTGWHEQLAVPRAPFIPAVVWVDDPAGDGFVALSRDDDEPRWRALVEEDEPIITQVDDGTTRPGETGRRPSSSCSRPSLVAAMLIALDVREGHRVLEIGTGTGWNAAELSRRAGRSGHVVSVEVDPAVADDARRALAALGCAPLVVTSDGTKGYAADAPYDRVVCTASVRTIPRSWVDQTRPGGVIVAPWGTDYGDDALTRLEVREDGSAAGRCGIDLAFMRVRHQRRDFLEPTADEVNDADTTQTAHSGRELFEMVAFARAAFTIGLRVPACYLTVEDVTDDRRLIELHDVRSRSWARVTLVRGRDPWTVHQLGPRRLWNEVAAAHSWWQEAGRPTPDRYGLTVTPDGTHEVWIDAPAADRRWSLTF; this is encoded by the coding sequence GTGACTGGCTGGCACGAACAACTCGCCGTGCCGCGTGCGCCGTTCATCCCGGCCGTCGTGTGGGTCGACGACCCGGCAGGCGACGGGTTCGTCGCGCTGTCGCGCGACGACGACGAACCGCGCTGGCGTGCGCTGGTCGAGGAAGACGAACCGATCATCACCCAGGTGGACGACGGCACGACGAGACCAGGCGAGACCGGGCGGCGGCCGTCCAGCTCCTGTAGCCGACCATCGTTGGTCGCGGCCATGCTGATCGCGCTGGACGTGCGCGAGGGACACCGTGTCCTGGAGATCGGGACGGGAACCGGGTGGAACGCCGCCGAGCTGTCCCGGCGGGCGGGCAGGAGCGGACATGTCGTGTCGGTCGAAGTGGACCCGGCCGTGGCCGACGACGCCCGCCGCGCGCTGGCCGCCCTCGGCTGCGCGCCGCTGGTGGTCACCAGCGACGGCACCAAGGGCTACGCGGCCGACGCGCCCTACGACCGGGTCGTCTGCACCGCGTCCGTCAGGACGATCCCCCGGTCGTGGGTCGACCAGACCCGGCCCGGCGGCGTGATCGTCGCCCCGTGGGGCACCGACTACGGAGACGACGCGCTCACCCGCCTGGAGGTGCGCGAGGACGGTTCGGCCGCAGGCCGGTGCGGAATCGACCTGGCGTTCATGCGGGTACGCCACCAGCGTCGGGACTTCCTCGAACCGACCGCCGACGAGGTGAACGACGCCGACACGACCCAGACCGCACACAGCGGCCGGGAACTGTTCGAGATGGTCGCCTTCGCCCGTGCCGCGTTCACGATCGGCCTGCGGGTGCCTGCCTGCTACCTCACCGTGGAGGACGTCACCGACGACCGCCGGCTGATCGAACTGCACGACGTGCGGTCACGATCATGGGCACGGGTCACGCTCGTACGCGGACGAGATCCGTGGACGGTCCACCAGCTCGGGCCGCGTCGCCTGTGGAACGAGGTCGCCGCCGCCCACTCCTGGTGGCAGGAGGCGGGCAGGCCGACCCCGGACCGCTACGGGCTGACCGTCACCCCGGACGGAACCCACGAAGTGTGGATCGACGCGCCCGCCGCCGACCGACGGTGGTCCTTGACGTTCTGA
- the metX gene encoding homoserine O-acetyltransferase MetX — MPAPSGPPTPVGRFWRDGDDPGDRRWAALDSPLRLESGTSLPGVRLAYETWGTLDAAKSNAVLVLHGLTGDSHVVGPAGPGHPTPGWWEGLVGPGRPLDTDHWFVVAPNVLGGCQGSTGPASPAPDGALWAARFPRITVRDQVAAEARLADTLGIDTWAAVLGGSMGGMRALEWAVGRPDRVRALLALACPAASSAQQIAWTSTQLHAVRADPHWHGGDYHRHGTSPDVGLGVARRIAHATYRSEGELGERFGRRVQDGEEPSRGGRFAVESYLDHQAAKLVRRFDAGSYVVLAEAMNSHDVGRGRGGVAAALRRITARTLVAGVDSDALYPLAQQRELAEGIPGAGPLRLIRSRYGHDGFLLETEQLGVLVRDLLPAPR, encoded by the coding sequence ATCCCTGCGCCCAGCGGGCCGCCCACCCCGGTCGGCCGGTTCTGGCGGGACGGCGACGATCCCGGCGACCGGCGGTGGGCGGCGCTCGACTCGCCGCTGCGGCTGGAGTCCGGGACGTCGCTCCCCGGCGTTCGGCTCGCCTACGAGACCTGGGGCACGCTCGACGCCGCCAAGTCCAACGCCGTGCTCGTCCTGCACGGACTCACCGGCGACAGCCACGTCGTCGGCCCCGCCGGGCCGGGACACCCCACGCCGGGCTGGTGGGAAGGGCTCGTCGGCCCCGGCCGCCCGCTGGACACCGACCACTGGTTCGTCGTCGCCCCCAACGTCCTGGGCGGCTGCCAGGGCAGCACCGGACCCGCGTCGCCGGCCCCCGACGGCGCGCTCTGGGCCGCCCGCTTCCCCCGGATCACCGTCCGCGACCAGGTCGCCGCCGAGGCGCGGCTGGCCGACACGCTCGGCATCGACACCTGGGCGGCCGTCCTCGGCGGCTCCATGGGCGGGATGCGCGCCCTCGAATGGGCCGTCGGCAGACCCGACCGGGTCCGCGCACTCCTGGCACTGGCGTGCCCGGCGGCGTCCTCCGCGCAACAGATCGCCTGGACGTCGACGCAGCTGCACGCCGTCCGCGCCGACCCGCACTGGCACGGCGGCGACTACCACCGCCACGGCACCAGCCCCGACGTCGGCCTCGGCGTCGCGCGACGCATCGCCCACGCCACCTATCGCAGCGAGGGCGAACTGGGCGAGCGGTTCGGCAGACGGGTGCAGGACGGGGAGGAGCCGAGCCGGGGCGGCCGGTTCGCCGTCGAGTCCTATCTCGACCACCAGGCCGCCAAACTGGTGCGCCGCTTCGACGCGGGCAGCTACGTGGTGCTCGCCGAGGCGATGAACTCCCACGACGTCGGACGCGGCCGGGGCGGGGTCGCCGCCGCGCTGCGCCGCATCACGGCCCGCACGCTGGTGGCGGGCGTGGACTCCGACGCGCTCTACCCGCTCGCCCAGCAGCGGGAGCTGGCCGAGGGCATTCCCGGCGCGGGCCCCCTCCGGCTGATCCGGTCGCGCTACGGACACGACGGCTTCCTACTGGAGACGGAGCAGTTGGGCGTCCTGGTGCGCGACCTGCTGCCCGCCCCGCGCTGA
- a CDS encoding bifunctional o-acetylhomoserine/o-acetylserine sulfhydrylase, whose translation MTVEAPDTTPVPEPSAPDTSGWSFETKQVHAGAAPDPATGARATPIYQTTSFVFRDTQHGADLFSLAEPGNIYSRIMNPTQDVLEQRLAALEGGVAAVAFASGSAATTGAILNLVNAGDHLVSSPSLYGGTYNLFHYTLPKLGIEVTFVDDQDDLDAWRAAARPNTKLFFAESLANPGSNVLDIRAVADLAHEVGVPLVVDNTVPTPYLLRPLEHGADIVVHSATKYLGGHGTTIAGVVVDGGTFDFGAGDRFPGFVEPDPSYHGLKYWEALGPGAFAAKLRVQLLRDTGAALAPLNAFLILQGIETLSLRLERHVANAQALAEWLESRDEVEVVHYAGLPSSPFHAAARKYLPKGAGAVVSFELRGGVDAGRAFVDGTELFSQLVNIGDVRSLIVHPASTTHSQLTEAEQRSSGVTPGLVRLAVGLEGVDDLRADLEAGFRAAKAHQ comes from the coding sequence ATGACCGTCGAGGCACCCGACACGACCCCCGTTCCCGAGCCGTCGGCACCGGACACCTCGGGCTGGTCCTTCGAGACCAAGCAGGTGCACGCGGGCGCCGCCCCGGACCCGGCCACCGGGGCGCGGGCGACCCCGATCTACCAGACGACGTCCTTCGTCTTCCGCGACACCCAGCACGGCGCCGACCTGTTCAGCCTCGCCGAACCCGGCAACATCTACTCGCGCATCATGAACCCGACCCAGGACGTCCTCGAACAGCGGCTCGCCGCCCTGGAAGGCGGCGTCGCGGCGGTCGCCTTCGCCTCCGGCTCGGCGGCGACCACGGGCGCGATCCTCAACCTGGTCAACGCTGGTGATCACCTCGTCTCCAGCCCGTCGCTCTACGGCGGCACCTACAACCTGTTCCACTACACGCTGCCCAAGCTCGGCATCGAGGTCACCTTCGTCGACGACCAGGACGACCTCGACGCCTGGCGGGCCGCCGCCCGGCCGAACACCAAGCTGTTCTTCGCCGAGTCGCTGGCCAATCCCGGCAGCAACGTGCTCGACATCCGCGCGGTCGCCGACCTCGCCCACGAGGTCGGGGTGCCGCTGGTGGTCGACAACACCGTGCCCACGCCCTACCTGCTGCGGCCGCTCGAACACGGCGCCGACATCGTGGTGCACTCGGCGACCAAGTACCTCGGCGGGCACGGGACGACCATCGCGGGCGTGGTCGTCGACGGCGGCACCTTCGACTTCGGCGCGGGCGACCGGTTCCCCGGCTTCGTCGAGCCCGACCCCAGCTACCACGGCCTGAAGTACTGGGAGGCGCTCGGGCCCGGCGCCTTCGCCGCGAAACTGCGCGTGCAGCTGCTCCGCGACACCGGCGCCGCCCTCGCCCCGCTGAACGCCTTCCTCATCCTCCAGGGCATCGAGACGCTGTCGCTGCGGCTGGAACGGCACGTCGCCAACGCGCAGGCCCTCGCCGAATGGCTGGAGTCGCGCGACGAGGTCGAGGTCGTCCACTACGCGGGCCTGCCCAGCAGCCCCTTCCACGCCGCCGCGCGGAAGTACCTGCCCAAGGGTGCGGGCGCCGTCGTCTCCTTCGAACTGCGGGGCGGCGTCGACGCGGGCCGGGCCTTCGTCGACGGCACCGAGCTGTTCAGCCAGCTCGTCAACATCGGCGACGTGCGCAGCCTCATCGTCCACCCGGCCAGCACGACGCACAGCCAGCTGACCGAGGCGGAGCAGCGCTCCTCCGGCGTCACCCCCGGCCTGGTGCGGCTGGCCGTCGGGCTGGAGGGCGTCGACGACCTGCGGGCCGACCTCGAAGCGGGCTTCCGGGCGGCCAAGGCCCACCAGTGA